A portion of the Burkholderia pseudomultivorans genome contains these proteins:
- a CDS encoding transcriptional regulator — MPTPEEKAAFSERLKFALRRSPEKVTGATELATRFNLRHHGAQPVSPQTAHKWLTGRTIPTPDKLETLASWLRVELHWLHYGPSPSAAAPATPQPLPRDERYPPTPETIELASKIEALPPHRRYLVQELIEQFYGEPKGEPKKG, encoded by the coding sequence ATGCCGACACCCGAAGAAAAAGCGGCGTTCTCGGAACGCCTTAAATTCGCCTTGCGGCGCAGCCCGGAGAAGGTCACCGGCGCGACGGAACTCGCGACCCGCTTCAATCTCCGCCACCACGGCGCGCAACCGGTTTCGCCGCAAACCGCGCACAAGTGGCTGACGGGCCGCACGATTCCGACGCCGGACAAACTCGAGACGCTCGCGTCGTGGCTGCGCGTCGAACTGCACTGGCTGCACTACGGCCCGTCGCCGAGCGCGGCGGCTCCGGCGACGCCGCAACCGCTGCCGCGCGACGAACGCTATCCGCCCACGCCCGAGACGATCGAGCTCGCGTCGAAGATCGAGGCATTGCCGCCGCACCGGCGCTACCTCGTGCAGGAACTGATCGAGCAGTTCTACGGCGAACCGAAGGGCGAGCCGAAAAAGGGCTGA
- a CDS encoding GGDEF domain-containing protein — translation MEGILTQYTTRRQRWFGALTALAIVLTLGVAAPHVDVALPAVEPFMPMCALTVFTTASLTAFFLGAQFTVTRQPVFGALGGAYAFTALAVALQLLTFPGVFSPQGLLGALPRSAMWMWIFWHAGFPCFVMIALLARDRLARAPIDARHTRGWAFVLIGGPAVVAALLCVLTLRVPLPSAFRPPAETSVLPVGGIVLAVWLLNALALTAVLIAGRLRTTLDLWLAIAMLACLADTTLNAMSTTRFTVGWYLARVFSMFTPGVLVCVLAWEVTMLYQRLSDAHATLVHSAARDGLTGAFNRSHFNDRFHTLFLQARRQREPLSLLMVDVDHFKAYNDAYGHVKGDACLVAIAHALAGVVRRPTDLVARYGGEEFAIVLPNTDARGARIVAEEARQAVLRLDLVMPAPEGRVSVSVGCATVSSDALSTSDALIEAADAALYRAKADGRDRVVVA, via the coding sequence ATGGAAGGGATCCTGACCCAGTACACGACGCGTCGTCAGCGCTGGTTCGGCGCCCTGACGGCACTCGCCATCGTGCTCACGCTCGGGGTCGCCGCGCCGCATGTGGACGTCGCGCTGCCTGCCGTCGAGCCGTTCATGCCGATGTGCGCGCTCACGGTATTCACGACCGCGAGCCTCACGGCATTCTTCCTCGGCGCGCAGTTCACCGTGACGCGCCAGCCCGTGTTCGGTGCGCTCGGCGGCGCTTATGCGTTCACCGCGCTCGCGGTCGCGCTGCAGCTGCTGACGTTTCCCGGCGTGTTCTCGCCGCAGGGCCTGCTCGGCGCACTGCCGCGCAGCGCGATGTGGATGTGGATCTTCTGGCATGCGGGCTTTCCGTGCTTCGTGATGATCGCGCTGCTCGCGCGCGACCGGCTGGCTCGCGCGCCGATCGACGCGCGGCACACGCGCGGCTGGGCATTCGTGCTGATTGGCGGCCCGGCCGTCGTCGCCGCGCTGCTGTGCGTGCTGACGCTGCGTGTGCCGCTGCCGTCCGCGTTCCGGCCGCCCGCCGAGACGAGCGTGCTGCCGGTCGGCGGCATCGTGCTCGCCGTGTGGCTGCTCAACGCGCTTGCGCTGACGGCCGTGCTGATCGCGGGCCGCTTGCGCACGACGCTCGATCTGTGGCTCGCGATCGCGATGCTCGCGTGCCTCGCCGATACCACGCTCAATGCGATGAGCACGACCCGCTTCACGGTCGGCTGGTATCTCGCGCGCGTGTTCAGCATGTTCACGCCCGGCGTGCTCGTCTGCGTGCTCGCGTGGGAAGTGACGATGCTGTATCAGCGGCTGTCCGACGCGCACGCGACGCTGGTCCATTCGGCTGCGCGCGACGGGCTGACCGGCGCGTTCAACCGCAGCCACTTCAACGATCGTTTCCATACGCTGTTCCTGCAGGCGCGGCGGCAGCGCGAACCGCTGTCGCTGCTGATGGTCGACGTCGATCACTTCAAGGCGTACAACGACGCATACGGCCATGTAAAGGGCGATGCATGCCTGGTCGCGATCGCGCATGCGCTGGCCGGCGTCGTGCGGCGGCCGACGGATCTCGTCGCACGCTACGGCGGCGAGGAGTTTGCGATCGTGCTGCCGAATACCGATGCGCGCGGCGCCAGGATCGTCGCCGAGGAAGCGCGCCAGGCGGTGCTGCGGCTCGATCTCGTGATGCCGGCGCCGGAAGGGCGCGTCAGTGTGAGCGTCGGCTGTGCGACGGTATCGTCCGATGCGCTGTCGACGTCCGACGCGTTGATCGAAGCGGCCGATGCCGCGTTGTACCGCGCAAAGGCCGACGGACGGGACAGGGTCGTGGTCGCCTGA
- the mnmE gene encoding tRNA uridine-5-carboxymethylaminomethyl(34) synthesis GTPase MnmE yields MLATDSDPIVAIATAAGRGGIGVVRVSFGRGGEAAALPLIDALCGQSLAPRHASYVPFLDAHGAPLDRGIALYFPAPHSYTGEHVLELQGHGGPIVMQLLLQRCLDAGRGFGLRLAEPGEFTRRAFLNDKLDLAQAEAVADLIEASTEAAARSAGRSLDGAFSRQIHALVDDVINLRMLVEATLDFPEEEIDFLEAADARGKLARIREQLAHVLGDARQGALLREGLSVVLAGQPNVGKSSLLNALAGAELAIVTPIAGTTRDKVAQTIQVEGIPLHIIDTAGLRETEDEVERIGIARTWSEIERADVVLHLLDSRTGMTADDVAIAARFPDGVPVVRVLNKTDLTGVPASVEHPAAEGDLTDVHLSAKRGDGIDLLRAELLRIAGWQAGAEGVYLARERHLIALRAAQAHLAHAADHAEQRAQSLDLFAEELRLAQEQLNAITGEFTSDDLLGVIFSRFCIGK; encoded by the coding sequence ATGCTCGCTACCGATTCCGATCCGATCGTCGCCATTGCCACCGCTGCCGGCCGGGGCGGCATCGGCGTCGTCCGCGTGTCGTTCGGGCGCGGCGGCGAGGCGGCCGCGCTGCCGCTGATCGACGCGTTGTGCGGGCAGTCGCTCGCGCCGCGCCATGCGAGCTACGTGCCGTTCCTCGACGCGCACGGCGCACCGCTCGACCGCGGGATCGCGCTGTATTTCCCGGCGCCGCATTCGTACACGGGCGAGCATGTGCTCGAGCTGCAGGGGCATGGCGGGCCGATCGTGATGCAGCTGCTGCTGCAGCGCTGCCTCGACGCGGGGCGCGGCTTCGGGCTGCGGCTGGCGGAGCCGGGCGAATTCACGCGGCGCGCGTTCCTGAACGACAAGCTCGACCTCGCGCAGGCCGAGGCGGTCGCCGACCTGATCGAGGCGAGCACCGAGGCGGCCGCGCGGTCGGCGGGCCGTTCGCTCGACGGCGCATTCTCGCGGCAGATCCACGCGCTCGTCGACGACGTGATCAACCTGCGGATGCTGGTCGAGGCGACGCTCGATTTCCCGGAAGAGGAAATCGACTTCCTCGAGGCGGCCGATGCGCGCGGCAAGCTCGCACGGATTCGCGAACAGCTCGCGCACGTGCTCGGCGATGCGCGCCAGGGCGCGCTGCTGCGCGAGGGGCTGTCGGTCGTGCTCGCGGGGCAGCCGAACGTCGGCAAGTCGTCGCTGCTGAATGCGCTGGCCGGCGCGGAACTGGCGATCGTCACGCCGATCGCGGGCACGACGCGCGACAAGGTTGCGCAGACGATCCAGGTCGAGGGCATTCCGCTGCACATCATCGATACGGCCGGGCTGCGCGAGACGGAGGACGAGGTCGAGCGGATCGGGATTGCGCGCACATGGAGCGAGATCGAGCGCGCGGATGTCGTGCTGCATCTGCTCGATTCGCGCACCGGGATGACGGCGGACGATGTCGCGATCGCCGCGCGGTTTCCGGACGGCGTGCCGGTCGTGCGCGTGCTGAACAAGACGGATCTGACGGGCGTGCCGGCATCGGTCGAGCATCCGGCGGCGGAAGGCGACCTGACCGACGTGCATCTGTCCGCGAAGCGCGGCGACGGGATCGACCTGTTGCGCGCGGAGCTGCTGCGGATCGCCGGATGGCAGGCGGGGGCGGAGGGCGTCTATCTCGCGCGCGAGCGGCATCTGATCGCGCTGCGCGCGGCGCAGGCGCATCTCGCGCACGCGGCCGATCATGCGGAGCAGCGTGCGCAGTCGCTCGATCTGTTTGCGGAGGAACTGCGGCTCGCGCAGGAACAGCTGAATGCGATTACCGGGGAGTTCACTTCGGATGATTTGCTGGGGGTGATTTTCAGCAGGTTCTGTATCGGGAAGTGA